The Kozakia baliensis genome includes a region encoding these proteins:
- the nuoH gene encoding NADH-quinone oxidoreductase subunit NuoH has translation MTIPPLLIIVVTVFGVLGVAAISTILERRLLGFFQDRPGPNRVGPFGLFQVLADAIKMLFKQDWIPPFADKWVFLLAPIIGFLAVLLSFGVIPVTPSWSVAANWNIGLLFVFGMAGLAVYSVVLAGWSSNNKFALLGGMRAAAQMISYEVFMGLSVMGVVMMTGSFSMADIVAAQRHVWFIIPQFLGAVIFLLAGIAETHRLPFDLPEGENELGAGFHTEYSGMKFGMFFLAEYAGVALTSALIATLYLGGWSGPLLPPVMWFVLKVAFLICFFILLRAALPRPRYDQLMAFGWKVLLPLSLLNILVTGAVLLLRAGA, from the coding sequence ATGACCATCCCGCCGCTTCTCATCATCGTCGTCACCGTGTTCGGCGTCCTCGGCGTCGCCGCTATCTCGACTATTCTCGAACGTCGTCTGCTTGGCTTCTTCCAAGATCGCCCCGGCCCGAACCGCGTCGGGCCTTTCGGCCTTTTTCAGGTTCTCGCCGACGCCATCAAGATGCTGTTCAAGCAGGATTGGATACCGCCTTTCGCGGATAAATGGGTCTTTCTGCTCGCCCCGATCATCGGCTTCCTGGCGGTGCTGCTCTCCTTCGGCGTCATTCCCGTCACGCCGAGTTGGAGCGTCGCCGCAAATTGGAATATCGGTCTGCTCTTCGTGTTCGGCATGGCGGGGTTGGCGGTTTATTCGGTCGTTCTCGCGGGATGGTCGTCCAACAATAAATTCGCACTTTTGGGCGGAATGCGTGCTGCGGCGCAGATGATCAGCTACGAAGTTTTCATGGGCCTATCGGTCATGGGCGTCGTGATGATGACGGGCTCCTTTAGCATGGCCGATATCGTGGCCGCGCAACGTCATGTCTGGTTCATCATCCCGCAATTCCTCGGTGCGGTCATCTTCCTTCTGGCCGGGATCGCGGAAACGCACCGCCTGCCGTTCGATCTGCCGGAAGGCGAGAACGAATTGGGCGCAGGCTTCCACACCGAATATTCCGGCATGAAATTCGGCATGTTCTTTCTGGCCGAATATGCAGGCGTCGCGCTGACTTCGGCGCTGATCGCCACGCTTTATCTCGGCGGATGGAGCGGCCCGTTATTGCCGCCGGTCATGTGGTTCGTGCTCAAGGTCGCGTTCCTGATCTGCTTTTTCATCCTTCTGCGCGCAGCGCTTCCGCGCCCCCGTTACGACCAGTTGATGGCGTTCGGCTGGAAAGTGCTGCTGCCGCTGTCCCTGCTTAATATCCTTGTGACCGGCGCGGTGCTTCTGCTGCGCGCGGGCGCCTGA
- a CDS encoding complex I subunit 4 family protein, protein MLALPALVLLPFLGGFAAWLVGIRGPARMPWIASLITVALQILLLLDLTVGVHGEGWFAHFSAPWVPLLGINVRMDMDGLSLVMLWLNALIALPCVYLSSRNVTERAGLFHFLILATVAGINGVFLATDLFLFFFFWELMLLPMFGIILIWGHARRTRAALKFFLFTQGSGLLMLLAILGLVIVNAQDTGTITFDYFELSRTAIVSPYAPFIMAGFFIAFAVKLPMVPFHAWLPDTYTESPTAGSILLSGVLAKTGGYGLIRFVVLLFPNAAAHLAPLAMTLGVVGILYCAWLAVSQDDIKRLIAYSSVSHLGFILLGVFSGTQIGMEGAIVQMVAHGLSTGALFVIAGLLEDRLGTRDMSKMGGLWPAMPQFSAFAMFFAAASLGLPGLGNFIGEFLVLMGTWQASHTMTYFAAAGLVLSSVYSLTMMMRVFYGPSKTEVAHPLGLPSRPHLAVLGAAAVLLLALGIYPQPVLKLSTPAGPHVIGFAQEQAQ, encoded by the coding sequence ATGCTCGCACTTCCCGCACTCGTTCTTCTTCCTTTCCTTGGCGGTTTCGCCGCGTGGCTGGTCGGCATTCGTGGTCCCGCCCGCATGCCCTGGATCGCTTCGCTCATCACGGTGGCGCTGCAAATCCTGCTGTTGCTGGATTTAACCGTAGGCGTGCATGGCGAGGGCTGGTTCGCACATTTCAGCGCGCCTTGGGTGCCGCTGCTCGGCATCAACGTGCGGATGGACATGGACGGGTTGAGCCTCGTCATGCTCTGGCTCAACGCGTTGATCGCGCTGCCCTGTGTCTATCTCTCCTCGCGTAACGTGACGGAGCGAGCCGGGCTGTTCCATTTCCTGATCCTGGCGACGGTCGCGGGCATCAACGGTGTGTTCCTCGCCACCGATCTGTTCCTGTTCTTCTTCTTTTGGGAACTGATGCTGCTGCCGATGTTCGGCATCATCCTGATTTGGGGTCATGCGCGCCGCACCCGTGCCGCGCTGAAGTTCTTCCTGTTCACGCAGGGTAGCGGCTTGCTGATGCTGCTGGCCATCCTCGGCTTGGTGATCGTCAACGCCCAGGACACCGGCACCATCACCTTCGATTATTTCGAACTCTCCCGCACGGCGATCGTCTCGCCCTATGCGCCGTTCATCATGGCCGGGTTCTTCATCGCCTTCGCCGTTAAGCTGCCGATGGTGCCGTTCCATGCTTGGTTGCCGGACACCTACACCGAATCTCCCACGGCAGGCAGCATTTTGCTTTCCGGTGTTCTGGCTAAAACAGGTGGTTATGGCCTGATCCGCTTCGTGGTGCTGCTGTTCCCCAACGCGGCCGCGCATCTCGCGCCGCTGGCGATGACGCTCGGTGTCGTCGGTATCCTTTATTGCGCTTGGCTGGCCGTCTCGCAGGACGATATCAAACGCCTGATCGCGTATTCCTCCGTCAGTCATCTCGGCTTCATTCTGCTGGGCGTGTTCTCGGGCACGCAGATCGGCATGGAAGGCGCGATCGTGCAGATGGTGGCGCATGGTTTGAGCACGGGCGCGCTGTTCGTGATCGCTGGTCTGCTGGAAGATCGTCTCGGCACGCGCGATATGTCGAAAATGGGCGGGTTGTGGCCCGCTATGCCGCAATTCTCCGCCTTCGCCATGTTCTTCGCCGCCGCCTCGCTCGGCCTGCCGGGATTGGGTAACTTCATCGGCGAATTTCTCGTGCTGATGGGCACATGGCAAGCCAGCCATACCATGACCTATTTCGCCGCTGCCGGTCTGGTGCTGTCTTCCGTCTATTCGCTCACTATGATGATGCGTGTGTTCTATGGGCCGTCCAAAACCGAAGTGGCTCATCCGCTGGGTCTTCCTTCCCGGCCCCATCTTGCGGTGCTGGGTGCCGCGGCGGTGCTGCTGCTGGCGCTGGGCATCTATCCGCAGCCGGTTCTGAAACTTTCCACCCCGGCGGGACCGCATGTGATTGGTTTCGCGCAGGAGCAGGCGCAGTGA
- the nuoF gene encoding NADH-quinone oxidoreductase subunit NuoF — translation MNALNPEKQPLLALVNRETPLDPTAYEQKGGWRGVRRALAMSPAEVIEEVTKSKLRGRGGAGFSTGMKWSFVPKEPANERRKYIVANGDEMEPGTFKDRILVEGHPLQLIEGMIISAYAIQAAYGVIFLRGEYHLGLERLQQAVEQARAAGWLGKNILGSGFDFDIHVHPSAGRYICGEETALLTALEGRRANPRSKPPFPQIGGLWGAPTVVNNIETFSNIPHILANGFEWYLGLSACEDGGTKLYGVSGRAKRPGVFELPLGTTLGVILNECAGGMQDGYKLRAFLPGGASTAFLGAEHADIVMDYPTPEKAGSRLGTGLAILLDDRTSPIGMIRNLEHFFAQESCGWCTPCRDGLPWVERLLIEIEEGRGTEQDLARLKDAARLIGPMGRTFCAHAPGAIAPLDSGLKLFAEDFAQHIRRSTHTDRAGDVSERAA, via the coding sequence ATGAACGCCCTCAACCCGGAAAAGCAACCCCTCCTGGCCCTCGTCAACCGCGAGACGCCGCTAGACCCCACGGCCTACGAGCAAAAAGGCGGTTGGCGCGGCGTGCGTCGCGCCCTAGCCATGAGCCCGGCGGAAGTGATCGAGGAAGTCACGAAATCCAAGCTGCGCGGACGGGGCGGCGCAGGGTTCAGCACTGGCATGAAATGGAGTTTCGTGCCGAAGGAACCGGCGAACGAACGCCGCAAATACATTGTGGCCAACGGCGACGAAATGGAGCCGGGTACCTTCAAGGACCGTATTCTCGTCGAAGGGCACCCGCTACAACTCATCGAAGGCATGATCATTTCCGCCTACGCCATTCAGGCGGCCTATGGCGTGATTTTCCTGCGCGGCGAGTATCATCTTGGCCTCGAACGGTTACAGCAGGCGGTCGAACAGGCGCGCGCCGCCGGTTGGCTCGGAAAGAATATTCTCGGCTCGGGTTTCGATTTCGATATTCATGTCCATCCCAGTGCCGGGCGCTATATCTGCGGCGAGGAAACGGCGTTGCTGACGGCTCTTGAGGGCCGACGCGCCAACCCGCGCAGCAAACCGCCATTCCCGCAGATCGGCGGGCTTTGGGGCGCGCCGACCGTTGTCAATAATATCGAAACGTTCAGCAATATTCCGCATATTCTGGCCAATGGTTTCGAATGGTATCTCGGCCTGAGCGCTTGCGAGGATGGCGGCACCAAGCTTTACGGCGTCAGTGGTCGCGCCAAGCGCCCCGGCGTGTTCGAACTTCCGCTCGGAACGACGCTAGGTGTAATCCTGAACGAATGCGCGGGCGGAATGCAGGACGGCTACAAGCTGCGCGCTTTTCTGCCCGGCGGCGCTTCCACGGCCTTTTTGGGGGCTGAACATGCCGATATCGTTATGGATTACCCCACGCCGGAAAAAGCCGGAAGCCGCCTCGGCACCGGGCTGGCGATTTTGTTGGACGACCGTACCAGCCCGATCGGCATGATCCGCAATCTAGAGCATTTCTTTGCGCAGGAATCCTGTGGCTGGTGTACCCCTTGCCGCGATGGCCTACCTTGGGTGGAACGGTTACTGATCGAAATCGAGGAAGGGCGCGGCACAGAGCAGGATCTCGCGCGCCTGAAGGACGCTGCCCGCCTGATCGGCCCGATGGGGCGCACGTTCTGTGCTCATGCGCCGGGTGCGATCGCGCCGCTGGATAGCGGACTGAAACTCTTCGCCGAGGATTTTGCACAACATATTCGCCGCTCAACCCACACGGATCGCGCGGGCGACGTGTCGGAACGCGCGGCTTAA
- the nuoJ gene encoding NADH-quinone oxidoreductase subunit J — protein MSISLEIYGLIAICATAMVITRTTPVHALLYLITALLALACAFDTLGAPFASMLEIIVYAGAIIVLFVFVVMMVNLGQPDELREQHWLSAGVWAGPAVLAVLLLSTLLFALWHGAAEPVSGPVGPISPQEVGMSLYGPYILTVELSSFLLLAGLVSAYHIGRRIGEKP, from the coding sequence ATGAGTATTTCCCTCGAAATCTATGGGTTGATCGCCATCTGCGCCACCGCGATGGTCATCACCCGCACCACGCCCGTCCATGCCCTGCTCTATCTGATCACGGCGCTACTGGCCTTGGCGTGCGCTTTCGATACGCTCGGCGCGCCCTTCGCCTCGATGCTCGAAATCATCGTCTATGCCGGGGCGATCATCGTCCTGTTCGTGTTCGTCGTGATGATGGTCAATCTGGGCCAGCCCGATGAATTGCGGGAGCAGCATTGGCTTTCCGCCGGAGTATGGGCCGGTCCTGCCGTTTTGGCCGTTCTGCTGCTCAGCACGCTGCTGTTCGCATTGTGGCACGGCGCCGCAGAACCCGTGAGTGGGCCGGTCGGTCCGATCAGCCCGCAGGAAGTCGGTATGTCGCTTTACGGCCCGTATATCCTGACGGTCGAACTCTCATCCTTCCTGCTTCTGGCAGGGTTAGTCAGCGCCTATCATATCGGGCGCCGGATCGGGGAGAAACCTTGA
- the nuoG gene encoding NADH-quinone oxidoreductase subunit NuoG: MAKILIDGREVEARPNENLLQACLEAGVDLPYFCWHPELGSVGACRQCAVKQFANADDKRGRIVMACMTPVTEGAIISVEDPEAKEFRGEVVEWLMTNHPHDCPVCEEGGECHLQDMTVMTGHRERRYRFDKRTHNNQDLGPFVKHEMNRCIACYRCVRFYRDYAGGEDLGVFASHNNVYFGRHESGTLESPFSGNLIEVCPTGVFTDKPFSKMYSRKWDMRGAPSVCGNCSTGCNTIINERAGKVKRTLNRYNDDVNRYFLCDRGRFGYDWVNAPTRLRSAGYVIEDSMTPVPAQAALDRFAQIATAGSIVGIGSPRASLESNFALKTLVGEGNFSTGMAEPEHSLVKLAAELLAASPARIATLHEMEASDGAVVLGEDVTATSPRMSLALRQIKRTAFNKAADGARVPHWMDAAVRTLGQDTISPLFVVSPAATDLDGFAHSALRAMPDDIARLGFAIAHKIDASAPEVSGLSDEDSERVATIADALLTAERPLIVSGLQYASPALLRASANIAAALAAKGKDAALAFVLPEANSMGLALMGGISLDAVSQLAGTGQGGTLVVLENDLSRRLDAEALDALLSKFGNLVVIDHSVNPTAIRSQLAFPSTAYSECGGTLVNYEGRAQRFLQVVYPEAPLQVGWRWIRDMAEAAGFEHVPQWGDLDEIIASISAEIPALSRIGEAAPDAHYKLEGTPVRSQPHRISGRTAIRANISVKDIPPPYSPDTPLHSTMEGSYTTDMPGTLVPFYQVPGWNSEQSLNRFQQEIGGEMRGGKSGVCLLDDAPASGVNAYYGDIPEAFVPRDGEFMLLPEYRVFGTDEMSMMSAPIKERAGPAYIRIGSAQAAGGMVELVLNGKSFPVEMRYDPSLPPGVATLPPHMVARAFSAPGWATMRIQAAQTAGTENVA, encoded by the coding sequence ATGGCGAAAATCCTGATCGACGGCCGCGAAGTCGAAGCGCGCCCCAACGAGAACCTTCTCCAGGCCTGCCTCGAAGCGGGTGTGGACCTTCCCTATTTCTGCTGGCATCCGGAACTCGGCTCGGTCGGCGCGTGCCGCCAATGCGCGGTGAAGCAATTCGCCAACGCCGACGATAAGCGCGGGCGCATCGTCATGGCCTGCATGACGCCCGTAACGGAAGGCGCGATCATCTCCGTCGAGGACCCGGAAGCCAAGGAATTTCGCGGTGAAGTCGTCGAGTGGTTGATGACCAACCATCCGCATGATTGCCCCGTTTGCGAAGAAGGCGGCGAATGTCACCTTCAGGACATGACGGTTATGACCGGCCACCGAGAACGCCGCTACCGTTTCGACAAACGTACCCATAACAACCAGGATCTCGGTCCTTTCGTGAAACACGAAATGAACCGCTGCATCGCCTGTTACCGTTGCGTGCGTTTCTATCGCGATTACGCGGGCGGCGAAGATCTTGGCGTGTTCGCCTCCCATAACAACGTCTATTTCGGTCGTCATGAAAGCGGCACGCTCGAAAGCCCGTTCAGCGGCAACCTGATCGAAGTCTGCCCGACCGGCGTTTTCACCGATAAGCCCTTCTCGAAAATGTATAGCCGCAAATGGGACATGCGCGGCGCACCTTCCGTGTGCGGTAATTGCTCCACCGGATGCAACACCATCATCAACGAGCGCGCGGGCAAAGTGAAACGCACGCTCAACCGCTATAACGACGACGTTAACCGCTACTTCCTGTGCGATCGCGGGCGCTTCGGCTATGATTGGGTCAACGCGCCGACGCGGCTGCGTTCCGCCGGTTACGTTATCGAGGATTCCATGACGCCGGTTCCCGCCCAGGCGGCGCTGGATCGTTTCGCTCAAATCGCCACCGCCGGTTCCATCGTCGGCATCGGCTCCCCACGCGCCTCGCTAGAGTCTAATTTCGCGTTGAAAACCTTGGTGGGCGAGGGAAATTTCTCCACTGGCATGGCGGAGCCGGAACACAGCCTCGTTAAGCTGGCGGCGGAACTCTTGGCCGCAAGCCCGGCGCGCATCGCCACGCTGCATGAAATGGAAGCATCGGATGGTGCGGTGGTGCTGGGCGAGGATGTGACGGCAACGTCGCCGCGCATGAGCCTCGCGCTGCGCCAGATCAAGCGCACCGCTTTCAACAAGGCTGCCGATGGCGCGCGCGTGCCCCATTGGATGGACGCTGCGGTGCGGACACTTGGGCAGGATACGATCTCACCGCTTTTCGTCGTCTCACCTGCCGCAACCGATCTGGACGGTTTCGCCCATAGCGCCCTGCGCGCCATGCCGGACGATATCGCGCGGCTGGGTTTCGCAATCGCTCATAAAATCGACGCCTCCGCACCGGAAGTTTCCGGCCTGAGCGACGAAGATTCCGAACGCGTCGCCACGATCGCCGATGCGTTGCTTACCGCCGAACGTCCATTGATCGTCTCGGGCCTGCAATATGCGTCTCCCGCGCTGCTGCGCGCCTCGGCGAATATTGCTGCGGCTTTGGCGGCTAAGGGCAAGGATGCCGCACTGGCTTTCGTGCTGCCGGAAGCCAACAGCATGGGCTTGGCGCTCATGGGCGGCATTTCGCTCGACGCCGTCAGCCAATTGGCGGGTACCGGGCAGGGCGGAACGCTGGTGGTTCTGGAAAACGACCTTTCGCGCCGTTTGGATGCGGAAGCGCTGGACGCGTTGCTTTCCAAATTCGGCAATCTCGTCGTCATCGACCATTCGGTGAACCCCACCGCCATACGCTCTCAACTCGCTTTTCCCTCCACCGCTTATTCCGAATGTGGCGGCACGCTGGTCAATTACGAAGGCCGCGCGCAACGCTTCTTGCAGGTTGTGTATCCCGAAGCGCCCTTGCAAGTCGGCTGGCGTTGGATCCGCGATATGGCGGAGGCGGCAGGCTTCGAGCATGTGCCTCAATGGGGCGACCTGGACGAAATCATCGCCTCCATTTCCGCCGAAATCCCAGCACTGTCTCGGATCGGTGAAGCCGCGCCGGATGCGCATTATAAGCTCGAAGGCACACCGGTTCGCAGCCAACCGCATCGTATCAGCGGGCGCACGGCGATCCGCGCGAATATCAGTGTGAAAGACATTCCGCCGCCTTATTCGCCCGATACGCCGCTCCATTCCACGATGGAAGGCTCCTACACCACGGACATGCCCGGCACACTGGTGCCGTTCTACCAGGTTCCAGGCTGGAACTCGGAGCAATCGCTCAACCGCTTCCAGCAGGAAATCGGTGGTGAGATGCGGGGCGGCAAAAGCGGTGTGTGTCTGCTGGACGATGCGCCCGCTTCCGGTGTGAACGCTTATTACGGCGATATTCCCGAAGCCTTCGTGCCGCGGGACGGCGAATTCATGCTGCTGCCGGAATATCGCGTTTTCGGAACGGATGAAATGAGCATGATGTCCGCCCCGATCAAGGAACGCGCCGGGCCGGCCTATATCCGTATCGGCAGCGCCCAGGCTGCTGGTGGCATGGTCGAACTCGTCCTGAACGGTAAGAGCTTCCCGGTCGAAATGCGCTACGATCCGTCCTTGCCACCCGGTGTGGCGACTTTGCCGCCGCATATGGTCGCACGCGCTTTCTCCGCGCCGGGTTGGGCGACGATGCGCATCCAGGCCGCCCAGACGGCCGGAACGGAGAACGTGGCATGA
- the nuoL gene encoding NADH-quinone oxidoreductase subunit L → MAALLPLVIFCPLAVSIILLLSGGKMAAQPTRLLVGVGMGLCALFAIIAAFTFLTGPDSTGSVHIVLWNWIQSGGFSAQIALTLDRLSLVMMLVVSCVGFLILVYAGAYMHDDADIARFFAYMTLFVASMLLLVLASDLLALYVGWEGVGLCSYLLIGFWYGELPNARAARKAFVVTRVGDALLFVGLLLLATGVGTLDIPTLLHVAPSAPSSLLTLGMFLVLGGAMAKSAQVPFQTWLPDAMAGPTPVSALIHAATMVTAGVYLIARLHSLFALAPAAMLACAIVGFVTILLAAASALVQTDIKRILAYSTMSQLGYMYLSLGCGAWDGAIFHLMTHAFFKALLFMAAGSIILRVHHEQNIFKMGGLRQEMPGVFWAFLIGSAALAGLPLVTAGYFSKEMILQNAYNVSPLLWAGALLGAFLTSIYIFRCVFIVFWGAPHTHAHGASGPSMMIPMGILSVLSIVGGWVEIPDSILPVHAFSNLLAPVLGVLPEEHGAGLLLIGSIVPLIGVTIAWFIWRPQAQRHVAADQPAIRVLRANWGFDAIYSALFVRPFLASGRLNRRDFIDRFYDLIASFTQLGGRGVSYLQTGQVRRYAGWIVAGTVAALCLAV, encoded by the coding sequence GTGGCCGCGCTACTTCCACTTGTTATTTTCTGTCCGCTCGCGGTCTCCATCATCCTTCTGCTCAGCGGCGGGAAGATGGCGGCCCAACCGACGCGCCTGCTGGTCGGCGTCGGCATGGGGCTCTGTGCGCTCTTCGCCATCATCGCAGCCTTCACGTTCCTGACGGGGCCGGACTCCACGGGTTCGGTTCATATCGTGCTATGGAACTGGATACAAAGCGGCGGCTTCTCGGCGCAAATCGCCCTGACGCTCGATCGCCTCTCTTTGGTGATGATGCTAGTCGTCTCCTGCGTCGGCTTCCTGATCTTGGTCTATGCCGGCGCTTATATGCATGATGATGCCGATATCGCGCGCTTCTTCGCTTACATGACGCTCTTCGTCGCCTCCATGCTTTTGCTGGTGCTCGCGTCCGATTTGCTGGCGCTTTATGTCGGTTGGGAAGGGGTGGGGCTGTGTTCCTACCTGCTCATCGGCTTTTGGTATGGCGAACTGCCCAACGCCCGCGCGGCGCGCAAAGCTTTCGTCGTCACCCGCGTGGGCGATGCGCTGCTGTTCGTCGGGCTGCTGTTGCTGGCCACCGGCGTCGGCACGCTCGATATCCCGACGCTCCTGCACGTCGCGCCTTCTGCGCCTTCTTCGCTGTTGACCCTCGGCATGTTCCTGGTGCTCGGCGGGGCGATGGCCAAATCGGCGCAGGTGCCGTTCCAAACCTGGCTGCCGGACGCCATGGCAGGCCCGACGCCCGTTTCGGCGTTGATCCATGCCGCGACCATGGTGACGGCAGGCGTTTATCTCATCGCACGCTTGCATAGCCTGTTTGCGCTGGCACCTGCGGCGATGCTGGCCTGCGCGATCGTGGGCTTCGTTACGATCCTGCTTGCCGCCGCTAGCGCACTGGTTCAGACGGATATCAAACGTATCCTCGCCTATTCCACCATGAGCCAGCTCGGCTACATGTATCTCAGCCTCGGCTGCGGGGCATGGGACGGCGCGATCTTCCACCTCATGACGCATGCTTTCTTCAAAGCACTGCTGTTCATGGCGGCCGGTTCCATCATCCTGCGTGTCCATCACGAGCAGAACATTTTCAAAATGGGCGGTCTGCGTCAGGAAATGCCCGGTGTGTTCTGGGCCTTTCTGATCGGCTCGGCGGCGCTGGCGGGTCTGCCGCTGGTGACGGCGGGCTACTTCAGTAAGGAGATGATCCTTCAGAACGCCTATAACGTCAGCCCGCTTCTTTGGGCTGGCGCGCTCCTGGGCGCGTTCCTGACCTCCATCTATATCTTCCGCTGCGTGTTCATCGTGTTCTGGGGCGCGCCGCACACCCATGCGCATGGGGCTTCCGGCCCGAGCATGATGATCCCGATGGGTATTCTCTCGGTGCTCTCCATCGTGGGCGGCTGGGTGGAAATTCCTGACAGTATCCTTCCGGTTCACGCGTTCTCGAATCTTTTGGCGCCCGTTCTTGGCGTTCTGCCGGAAGAACACGGTGCGGGCCTGCTGCTGATCGGCTCGATCGTGCCGCTTATCGGCGTCACCATCGCCTGGTTCATCTGGCGGCCACAGGCTCAGCGCCATGTGGCGGCGGACCAGCCCGCCATTCGCGTCCTGCGCGCGAATTGGGGTTTCGACGCCATTTATTCCGCGCTGTTCGTGCGGCCTTTCCTGGCGTCCGGTCGCCTGAATCGCCGCGATTTCATCGACCGTTTCTATGATCTGATCGCCTCCTTCACCCAGTTGGGCGGGCGCGGCGTGTCCTATCTGCAAACCGGCCAAGTCCGTCGCTACGCGGGATGGATCGTGGCGGGGACGGTCGCAGCTCTTTGTCTGGCGGTATGA
- the nuoI gene encoding NADH-quinone oxidoreductase subunit NuoI gives MLGIIRTIWLTFLHLFHRNETVQYPEVKPYLSPRYRGRIVLTRDPGGEERCVACNLCAAACPVDCISLQKGEKEGRWYPEFFQINFSRCIFCGFCEEACPTYAIQLTPDFEMSEYVRQNLVYEKEDLLISGPGKVPDYSFYNVSGLKIPGKDKGEAENEAKPIDIHALMP, from the coding sequence ATGCTCGGCATTATTCGCACCATATGGCTGACCTTCCTGCACCTGTTCCACCGCAACGAGACAGTGCAGTATCCGGAAGTCAAACCCTACCTTTCTCCGCGCTATCGTGGCCGCATCGTGCTCACCCGCGATCCGGGCGGCGAGGAACGCTGCGTCGCCTGCAACCTTTGCGCCGCGGCCTGTCCGGTGGACTGCATCAGCCTGCAAAAGGGCGAAAAGGAAGGCCGCTGGTATCCGGAATTTTTCCAGATCAATTTCTCACGCTGCATCTTCTGCGGTTTTTGCGAGGAAGCTTGCCCGACTTACGCCATCCAACTCACGCCCGATTTCGAGATGAGCGAATATGTCCGACAGAACCTCGTTTACGAAAAGGAGGATCTCCTCATCAGCGGGCCGGGCAAAGTGCCGGATTACAGCTTCTACAATGTCTCGGGCCTGAAAATTCCGGGCAAGGACAAAGGCGAAGCTGAAAACGAAGCCAAACCCATCGACATTCATGCGCTGATGCCTTGA
- the nuoK gene encoding NADH-quinone oxidoreductase subunit NuoK, whose product MNAADPSSALTIAVILFSLGLLGVMIRRNLLFMLMSVEIMLNAAALAFIAAGSRWHAPDGQIMFIMIVAFAAAEAAVGLAIILRMHAAGRATLDADTGNRLGG is encoded by the coding sequence ATGAACGCTGCCGATCCGAGTAGCGCGCTCACCATCGCCGTTATCCTTTTCTCGCTGGGTCTGCTGGGCGTGATGATCCGCCGCAACCTGCTGTTCATGCTGATGTCGGTCGAGATCATGCTCAACGCCGCCGCTTTGGCTTTTATCGCCGCCGGCAGCCGTTGGCATGCGCCGGACGGGCAGATCATGTTCATCATGATCGTCGCCTTCGCAGCCGCCGAGGCCGCCGTGGGCTTGGCCATCATTCTGCGCATGCATGCCGCAGGGCGCGCAACGCTCGACGCCGATACCGGCAACCGTCTGGGAGGTTAG